TGGCGGTATTGAAGTTCCATCAGTCACTGTCATGGCGCAAGGCACGACCTGCTTAACCTCTCCCTACGACGCCATACCACCATATTAATTTTCTGTAGGTTCCAGAACCGCATCACCAAGCGTTCGTGCAGGAATTCAACTCGTGATCAATCATTTTCCCTTCCAAAATACGCTTTTTTCCTCTTCTGAAATGTCTTGACAAACACAAGAAACTGCCCTTTCATCAGGACTATGGGGGAGGCAGAAGTACAACCCATGTATCATCATCATCGTGCTGGCGACCGCACCCACAAAACAAAGCAAAGAACAAACCACGGGATGAAATGTCATTGCCAAAATCGCACCAAATTGCAGGGCTGGATGGGCTTCTGATGCAAGCCTTCAATTTTGCCGACAATGTACATATCATCATTCACTTTGCGCTGCCATCCACCcaacgcacacacacacacactcaaaACGCAGGCCGGTCCGGTCTCGCTTCCCTTTGATCAGCTTCTGACACACACAGTCCGCTCTCACATGCGCCTGCTGCTCGCTGCCTTCTGGCCAAAGTCCAACAACTTGACaccaccaccaccgtcaccaccaCCGGAAATCAGGGAGAGAAGAGGAGAAAAAAAAACAAGGGCTTTGGCAGAAGCCCATCATCCATGgaagcagcaacagcagcagcagctcaaaCAAAATTGCCCCCCGGAAAGGCTGCCGAGACAACTTAGGAAAGGGGGGTTAACGGCGGCCCCACCCAATCAAGGCAGAAAGCTAGGGCAGGAGCTTAGGAACAATCCTGTAATGACCCCCTCCTTAATTGTACTTTGCACACCAAATGACAAACCCCCACGCCTAAGTACATTCCAAGCAAGCAACCACAGGGCCCCTCCCTCACCCCAATGCATGCAGCACACACCACAACACAATGCCCCTCTGCCAAAGGGAATCCAACAAGCCCGAAAAGCAAAGTCAAAAAGCAACGAGTGCCCAAGCCAAGAAGGGCGGGTGCATTGGCAATGGCAGTGCCGCTGCAATTGCATCAAGAAATGCCACTGCAACTGCATACATCCAAGCAAGCACAGGCACGCATGCACTACAGCACTAtcagagagaagagagagaaagagGCCCCAAAATCTCTAATGTAGTAGTAGGATCTAAGCAAGAAGCAGTTGTCTCTCACCGTGCTAACCTAACCATTGTTATTTATCCATGAGACGAGAGCAATgagcaagaggaagaaggaaTGAATGCATGCATGCCGTCTCAGGGTTCAGGCTACCTCTTCCCACATTACTGGTCTACTCCCTCCTAAGTGACTGCCGACGCACGGGTTAACACCTGACAACGATGAGGTTACGGGAATTACACGGGAGAAATGATAAAAATGCTAATGGCTAATGCATCCTCTAgcgtcgtgctgctgctgctcgCTGGCTCATGCaccgtgctgctgctgctggtggtGGGGCGGCGCTGGGTGGTGCTGGTGCTGGTGGTGGGGAGGAGGGCTAGGGTCGTGGTGGAGCGGCGGCAGCGGCTGCGGGGACGTGGCCGGGGTCTTGGCGAGGTGCTTGTTGTTGTGCATCCACACCTTGAGCACGCGGCGGGGCACGCCGACCTGCGCGCAGAAGGCGTCCACCACGCCGCCGTCGGGCTTCTGCACGCGCCAGCCCACGCGGTGCGCGAACTCCAGCATGCGCTCCTTCTGCTCCGGCGTGAACTTGGTCCGGAACCGCTTCTTGCTCGGCGCCGGGGGCGCGGAGGCCGACCCGCCCGCGGCCGCCTGCGCCTGCGAGTGGggcggagggggcggcggcggcggggcgcgcagCTCCTCGCTCGAGGACTCGGCCAGCGCGGCGGGCGCGGACATCGGGGACGCCGGGACGTGCGGGCGCTTCTGCTGCATGTGCGGCGGGGCGAGGAGGAGCGGCATGAGCCGGGAGTTGGCGCCGGCTGGGGTCGCGGAGGGGGACACCACGGCGGAGGctggcgagggcgagggcgaggggaCCACCACCACCGGCTCCCGGCGGTGGAAGCTGCGGTGGCAGCCGCACGCGGCGCAGGCCAGCGCGGCGGGCCCGTCGCCCGGGGACGGCATGAACTCGCCGCAGCCGTCGAGCACGTGCGCGCCCATCCGCGCGGCGTGGTTCCGCAGGCACTCCCTGTACCTCCACGGCAGCGGCTCCGGCCCCGAGGCGCCACCGTGCTCGCCTGCCGCCCTTGTGGCGCCGCCGGTCACGATGGCAAGCGTAGGCGGCGGGGGAGGCATGGCGCCACCACCGAGCACGCCATTTCTCGCCGGCTCCTGATGGCGCTGCGGCTGCGGCTCCTGATGGCGCTGGTGCTGCGgctgcggctgctgctgctggcgGTGGGCCTCCCCAGGCGCCTCCACCgtcctctccttctccctctccctgtCCACCCTTCTCCGGTGGGGATGCTGGTGCTGAGGCAGGAGGAAGCCGGGCGGcgcctgcggcggcggcggcggcgaggagacaAGGGAGGAGTTGGGAGGCAAGAGAGGCCTGGAGAAAGCCGCCGCCTCCATCAAGGAGGAGGGCGAAGAGGCAGCCGCGGCAGGCGAGCCAAGAACCTGGGGAGCCTGCCCCTGCATGTGCAGGTGCAGCGGGGGCGCGGCCGTGGCCGGCGCCGTGGTGTAGTGGTGGCGATGATGGTGCGGGTGCTGGTGCTGGTGCCGACGGTCCCTCATCGCcccctcctcgtcctcttcctcctcctcctcctcatcgtcctcctcctcttcctcctcctcctccagctcctcgtcctcctccacaTGCGATGACCTCTTGTACTCCATGGGCGTCTCCGGCCTCGCCGGAGCTAGCTCGCTCGCCCGCGTAGTCGCCGGTGCGATTAGGACGGAGCTGAGATTCTTCTCTTTCCTGTGGCGTGTTCTTGGGCGGTGGGGTTGTTGGGGCGTGCTGTGTTGTGACTTGTTCTAACTTCTAAGTGGGAACCTTATAGTTGTGGCTAGGTTTGTGGTGGAGCTGGGAGGGGGGTGTTGGCCTCAAGGGGGAAAGAGCTGAGCTTAACGGAGGAGGGATACACCTAGACTACACGGTGGTATGGCATGGCTGGGTTAGCGATGGTCATTAAGGAGGGTGGCAGTAACCACATGGCATCCATAAAGCGGGGAATGTCTCCTTGGGAGAGAGCTAGCTATCCTATCTATCTCTCTCACTAGGCCATCTTATCTATCCAAGCTTCTCAAAAGAAAGAAACGGGGGCGAGCAGGGCCAGGGAGGGGGGAGAACGAGGGCCAGGGCAAAGGGGTTGGCGAGGTGACGGGAGAGAGACAGCGGCCGCTGCTGGGAGTGGGGCTTGTTTGAAGGAGTCTACTCTCGTGGCCGTGGTGGTACTACGCCACTGCACTGTGCATCACTCCACGGAGCGGTGAGCCGGTGGTTTTTGGAGAGAGGTTTGGAGGGGAGGAAGAAGCCCATGCCCTGCGCTGCCCACCGACAGGGCCATGTTTCGGCACCGCGCTCCCACGGGAAGGCTGCAGTACCATGGGATGATGGCATTGCCATTGCCATTGCTGCCCACACCAGCAGCCTccaaaacccaaacccaaacccTGATCAAATCCGCCATTGCTGCCGTGTTCTGTCTCTGTGTGCATGGCGTGCACTGGCTGGCTAGCTTCCTTAATTGCGCCCCGCTCCAATTCTCGCCCTGCAGCGAGCGACCTACCGATCCAGCAACCGCAATAACTGCACGCGCCGTGGCGTATTTGCTTGCCCCATTGACCCCAAGTACGCCCATGTCTCCCCAGTCCCCGCCCATCTTAACCGAGCGAGCCTCCTGTAGCGGCCAAATTCAGTGTTTTGATCCAATTGAAAAAGTTAAGCAAAACTGAACCTGATTCGGAAAAAAAAATAGGATCTGACCCTTTTTTCTACTGCTGGGGTGGATGTCGGTAGGATACACAGCCTACCGACGGGAACCCCGGCAGTAGGTTTAACGGCAGTCgacgacggtcgttggatgggcTAACGTGGCTTAACGGCCTACCGCCAAGGTAAACCATACCGCCGACGAGTCTGGTAGTAGGGCGGAAGCAATCCACGCCCTCTCTAAAAaaaaaacccccctccaaaaaCCGGTATTGTTGTTAGGAAGGGAAGAAATTATGCGGTAGGCAGTGCTACCTACCGCCATTGAGCTCAGCGGTAGTGGGCGTCGCTATTGTTTCCAGAACTTCGTATTGTTTTGCGGTACAGTGTGCAACCCTACCGCTAGGGACTATGGCGGTACGGTCCTGTCtcattttatttttttgcaaaacttgATCATTCAGTTCAAAAAATTCATTACACGGTATAATATAGTTTGCAAATCAAAATTAGGATCTCACACATCAATATATACATCACACATCGAAATAAAGGATATTTCAACATATCAAACATAGCAAATAGGTTTACATGCCCAACATAACAAATAGTTTAGCAAATCGACGATAACGAGTAGTTCAACATGGCCAACAAGTTCTTGTTCACATCTTAACACAGAGCAAATAGTTTTATCACTAAGTCTTCCTCCCCCTCTTGGCGATGCACTCCTTGTTTCTCTTCGAGCGAGTCTCTTGCGCTGCTGTTGCGCGGCAAGGAGGACGCTGAAACGGGGATGGACTATTTCATTGCTTTTTTGGTTGTTTCTCCCTTTTGTCCTGGGTTGGCTGAGTGGGTGGAGGTCCGTCATCCTCATCATGCTCCTCCTCGccccctcttcctcttctccctCGGCTTGCTCCTCCTTGTATTTTTCCTCATCTTCCTCATCATCCTCAACATGGCGAGACGACGAGACGGCATGGCTAGAGGAAGCTCCACCGGCATGGCTCGATGAAGCGATGGTACGTGTCAACGGTCCAGGAACATGCACATCAGCCAAGATAGCGCACACAAGCATGCTCACTAGCTTGCGACAGCGGTCATGAACTTCTGCAACGACAAATAAACGAAAACATGATATGGATCAAGTTTATGGTTATGGATCTGGTAGTGACAAATACTATACTAGATTATGGTTGGGCTCAAAGTAAGTGACAAAAAATGATATCGACCAAGGTTGTGGTTACTCGAGCATATGGCTAGGATCAAACTTACCTTAGACACTTCCCTGAGCTTGTTGTCAGATTCCACGGTCTCAGGGTCGTGAAGTAGCGCATTGGAGGCATCGAAAATGCTTCTATTCACCTTGGAAGCCTGCAAATGTCAGCATCACAAATAAGTTAGTGACAATGACTAAACTAGATTCTTCTCGAAATGTCGGCACCGAACAATTGAACACAACTCACCACTCTATTTATTAGGGGTGCATTCTCCCTAAATTCACCAAAGGACTCTCTGACGTTGGCATTCTAGGCTTCTTCATCGGGGTCATCCGCCTATAGTTATCCGACATCTGCTACCATTAAGTGTGTCCTACGGCGCACACGATACTTTACGTCGTCGTCATACCAACTCAGATGTCGATCGTACGCGTCCCAGTCAACCACCCTCTTCTCCCCATCTTTGCGACACCTCCTCTTGTCCCACGCTTTCACTTACTCCGCGTGCTCTTTTCCCTAGTCCGATATCGCCTGACAATTCTTCCTACTCTTCCTACCGGCGCCTCTCCTCCGAACCCAAACCAAAACCCAGATCAAATCCGCCATTGCTGTCGTTTCTCTCTCTGTGCATGGCGTGCGCTAGCTAGCTTCCTTAATTGCGCCCCGCTCCAATTCTCACCCTGCAGCGAGTGACCTACCGATCCAGCACCGCAATAACTGCACGCGCCGTGGCGTATTTGCTTGCCCCATTGACCCCAagtactgaaggaaatatgccctagaggcaataataaagttattatttatttccttatttcatgataaatggttattattcatgctagaattgtattaaccggaaacttgatacatgtgtgaatacatagacaaacatagtgtcactagtatgcctctactttgactagcttgttaatcaaaatggttaagtttcctagccatagacatgtgttgtcatttgattaacgggatcacatcattagagaatgatgtgattgacttgacccattcgttagcttagcacgatgatcgtttagtttgttgctattgctttcttcatgactcatacatgttcctatgactatgagattatgcaactcccgaataccggaggaacacttagtgtgctatcaaacgtcacaacgtaactgaatgattataaagatgctctacaggtgtctccgatggtgtttgttgggttggcatagatcgagattaggatttgtcactccatgtttcggagaggtatctctgggccctctcggtaatacacatcactataaaccttgcaagcaatgtgactaatgagttagttgcgggacgatgcattacagaacgagtaaagagactttccagtaacgatattgaactaggtattgagataccgacgatcgaatctcgggcaagtaacataccgatgacaaagggaacgacatatgttgttatgcggtttgaccgataaagatcttcgtagaatatgtaggaaccaatatgagcatccaggttccgctattggttattaaccggaagtgagtctcagtcatgtctacatagttctcgaacccgtagggtccgcacgcttaacgttcgatgacgatttgtattatgagttatgtgatttgatgtaccgaagttagttcggagtcccggatgagatcacggacatgacgaggagtctcaaaatggttgagaggtaaagattcatatattggaaggttgcatttggacatcggaatggttccgagtggttcgggcatttttcgggagtaccgggaggttaccggaaccccccgggagaagtattgggcctagtGGGCCTTATTGGAGGAGAGGAGAAAGGGCCACATGAGAGGGGCGCCCCTCCCCTAGctcaaaccgaattggactaggggagggggccggccccctctttccttccccttctctccccttacctttccctccggtggaagaaaggaaagggggggggggcgaatcctacttggactcctacttggactaggagtccaagtaggactcccccctggcgcgcccaaaCCTGCCCgacctcctctctccctcccctcctttatatacgtggctagggggcaccccaatagcacaacagacaatctcttagccgtgtgcggtgcccccctccacagttccacacctcggtcatatcgtcgtagttcttagg
The sequence above is a segment of the Aegilops tauschii subsp. strangulata cultivar AL8/78 chromosome 6, Aet v6.0, whole genome shotgun sequence genome. Coding sequences within it:
- the LOC109772701 gene encoding zinc-finger homeodomain protein 7, with amino-acid sequence MEYKRSSHVEEDEELEEEEEEEEDDEEEEEEEDEEGAMRDRRHQHQHPHHHRHHYTTAPATAAPPLHLHMQGQAPQVLGSPAAAASSPSSLMEAAAFSRPLLPPNSSLVSSPPPPPQAPPGFLLPQHQHPHRRRVDREREKERTVEAPGEAHRQQQQPQPQHQRHQEPQPQRHQEPARNGVLGGGAMPPPPPTLAIVTGGATRAAGEHGGASGPEPLPWRYRECLRNHAARMGAHVLDGCGEFMPSPGDGPAALACAACGCHRSFHRREPVVVVPSPSPSPASAVVSPSATPAGANSRLMPLLLAPPHMQQKRPHVPASPMSAPAALAESSSEELRAPPPPPPPPHSQAQAAAGGSASAPPAPSKKRFRTKFTPEQKERMLEFAHRVGWRVQKPDGGVVDAFCAQVGVPRRVLKVWMHNNKHLAKTPATSPQPLPPLHHDPSPPPHHQHQHHPAPPHHQQQQHGA